The Anaerobacillus sp. CMMVII genomic interval GAATTGCTACGAGAAAACCAAACAAAACAAAACTTAATTGTATGTAAGTTTGGAAAGATGATTTTAGTAGACTAGGTCAATTAGAAAAATTCCACCTGTCAAAATAAACACGATCCCTAACATCATCACTTCTGTACTCTTTTTCTCCTTAATAACCCCCTCTAGTGTAAAAGCTAAACAATAACTAAAATAAGGATAATCAAAAATAAGAACCAAAATGGCATAACTTCGTCCTCCTAATCTATTACAATTTAATTCTATTAATAACCGAATTGGTAATTCCTAATGAAAGCAATAAGAGCTAATCAACTTTTTTACTTTTAAAATTATGATAATCTGTTACATAGTAAGGAACGCCTTCTTTTTCCAAAACAACAAATCCAATAGATAGATTATAGTTATACTTCTTTAAAATTAGATTGCTTTCCTCAGATACTTTATAAAACATTGTTAAACCTATTACATCCGGATCTTTAATAAATAGTTCGATATCTCTGTTTAAGCCTTCTAATTCCCAATCATTCTTCTGAAATCCAATAATGTAGTATTGATTGAGACTATCTGGTCTTAGTTCTTCAAATTCTTTTGGTATTTCCGAAGCAGTAGAGGAACACCCTGATAAAATGAATATGTAGGAGCCTAATAAAAGTGTGAAAAGTAATAATGAATTCGATTTTCTGAACATAAAAAGTTCCTCCCTATTTTCAATTATCTTTTTAGGAAGCGCGGGGACGTTTTCTGCCGTCTTTTAAGGAAGCAGCAGAACCGTCGCCGTGCTTCATCCAGAAGTTAAATATGATTGGTCACGCACAACTACTGTTTCAGGTTCAAAACATATTAAAACATTACTATTATCTAGACCTTTAAAACGTGGGTCCCATTTTTCGAAGTCAGGTCCTAAATAACGAGATAATAATTGATTTGCTATGAGTTTATTAAACGGTATGACCTTAGCTCTCCCTCTAAACCCTGCATGTAAAAATAAACCTGTATCAGGGTTAAAGTCAACAATACCTATCGCACAATTAGGATTATTTTTTACCCTATCTGGAAAAGTATCTGAGGATGTCCCTATTATCCAAATTTCATTATCCTTCCAATAAAACCAAACAGGAGAATCTCTTGGAAATTCTTCTACAAGTGTCGATAAATGTGCAACAAGCGGCTTAGAAAGAAATTGCTCTAAATCAAAACTTCTCCTAGTATCTCTGATAATTTGCATTATTAGCCCTCCGAATCTATTACAATTTAATTCTATTAATAACCAGGAAGCGTGGGGACGGTTCTAATGCTTCATCATGTTACGGGAAGCACCAGAACCGTCCCCATGCTCCAATTCCTACGTTTCATTTTAACATATATTGTCAAAGTAGCTTGAAAAAGTTGACAAAAGTAGAAGGTTAATTATAAATTATATATAGACCAGTTGTTATAAAAGGGAGCGCCGGGACGGTTCTATTGCTTCATCTGGTTACTAGCTTTGTAATTTAGGAAGCAGCAGAACCGTCCCCACGCTTCATAAAATGAGGTGGACAGTAATGAATAAGTCATCAAAGGATAAAATTGTTGAAACGGCATCTAGGTTATTTCAAACTCAAGGGTATCATGCGACGGGGTTAAATCAAATAACAAAAGAGAGTGGTGCGCCTAAAGGTTCCTTATACTATTACTTTCCTGATGGGAAAGAACAGTTAGCGAGCATTGCGGTGGAATCTACAGCCAAACTCGTAGCCAGCCGTATTAAAGAAGGCTTAAAAGAGAAAGAAAGTCCAATAGAGGCGATCCAAACCTTTATAACGAATTTAGCGGATGAATTTGAAAAGCAAGAAGGTAGTAAACAAGGGCTACCGGTTGCAGCGGTGGTACTCGAAACAGCCCAGACAAGTGAAACATTAAGAATGTCATGTAAGCAGGCGTATGAAACTTGGCACGAAGTATTTGCCAAAAAGTTAATAGATGCTGGCTATGAAAAAGAAAAAGCGTATGAGCTAGGGCTGGTGATAAACGCTTTGATTGAAGGGGCCTTTATTATTGCCCTAACTAGGAAAGATAGTGAACCGCTGCGTCAAGTGGCGCGCTATATTCCAAGCATACTGAAATAAAGCACGGGGACGGTTCTGCTGCTTCCTCATAAGGAAGCAACAGAACCGTCCCCGCGCTTCCGTCATGATTATATAGACTGGTCTACAAACTGCAATGAGGGGGAAATATTATGAGTGGTTCTATATTAGTAACAGGAGCAACTGGAAATATTGGCTATCATGTTGTTTTGGAGTTAGCTGCTAAAAAAGAAAAGATTAGAGTGGCAGTTCGCAATCCAAAAAAGGAAAAAGAGACTTTTGCCGGGCTAGAGGTGGATCTGGTTGAATTTGATTTCTTAAATCCTGATACTTATGAAAAGGCTTTAGAAGGAGTAAAGAAGGTATTTTTGATCCGACCACCACAACTCGCAAAACCTAAGCAAGAGATGCAACCATTTATTAATTTGCTAATTCAGAAAAAAATAGAGCAAATTGTCTTTGTATCGCTAATGGGCGTTGAAAAAAACCCGATCGTACCACATCGGAAAATTGAAGACATGATTCGTGAATCGGGTATTGCCTATACATTTTTGAGGCCAGGTTTCTTTATGCAAAATTTAAATACAACGCATCGGGAAGATATTGCTGTTCGCAATGAGTTATTCATGCCCGTAGGATTCGCAAAAACGAGTTTCATTGATACGAGAGATATAGCTTCTGTTGCAGCGGTCTGTTTGACGGAAGACGGACACTTATGGCGAAGTTATACATTAACAGGCAATAAAGCGATTGATTATTATGAGGTTGCTGAAATTTTATCAAAGACTTTAGAGAGGAAAATAGAGTATAAAAATCCAGGTATCTTTGAATTTCGTAGAACGATTATTAAACGAGGGACAAAAAAAGAATTTGCCAATGTAATGACAATGCTGTATGTCTTAACAAGACTTGGGACGGCAGAAAAAGTAACTTCTGAAGTTGAGAAAATCCTGAGACGCCCACCGATTTCATTTGAACAGTATGCAAAAGACTATCAAAACGATTGGAGTGAAGAAACATGTTTCTTTCATATGTAAAAGTAGGTTTCATTGCGGGCTTTATTACTACCGTAATAGCCAATTTGTTATTTTTTACACTTGGGCTTGTGTTTGGTCATGAGGCAAATTTTATCGGTCAAGAACGTGACACGCTTTATATTGTGTTTATAACATTTGCCACCTTTACGGCTGTCTTTTTGAGTAGTATCATTTTTTACTTCCTACAAAAAATTTCTAAGAAACCTTTGCTGTGGTTTTACATTGTAGTTATCTTCGGATTTGTATTCAACACCTACACAGCAGAGGTTGATCTACTAGACGAGTATAAACTGACCGCACATTTTTTACATGCCGCGGTAAGTTTACTCGCAATTTACTTGGTTCCGATGCTTTCAAGGAAATGAAGCACGGGGACGGTTCTGCTGCTTCCTTATTAGGAAGCGCCAGAACCGTCCCCGCGCTTCCAAAAAGTTAATCAATCATTTGATTAACTTTTTAGCAAAACCCTTGGTATTATTGGGTTTCCCAAGAAATTTCTGCTAGCAATTAGCTAGCTTACTACTAGCTGGATCTAGAATTACGGAGACCGACCTATTGGTTCATCTGGTTACTTGCTTTCCTACTTAGGAAGCGCCAGAACCGTCCCCGTGCTTCCTCCTATTTAGGAAGCGCCAGAACCGTCCCCACGCTTCCTCCCCACGCTTCCCCATGCTTCCAAACTTTGGTTTTGCTAAGTTGATTTACCATTTACTTAAACTAGCTTCCCGTTTACTATTGGTAGAGTAATTTAATAGTTTTCGAGGAGGTTTACATGAAGCAGAAACTCTTTATAAAGTTCATCATCATTGCTCTCGTAGTACTTCTCGTCGTCCCGGCGAATGGCATACTAGCTAGTGGCCAAAATGTCTCTGTGAAGCTTAGTAATTTTCTAGGTGATCAAACGGACATCGAAGTGAGAGTCAATGGGACATATATTATTAAGGAAGATAATTTTCAACTGACTGAAAACAAAACATATCGTTTTCGAATTGAGGGAACTTCGATTGCCATCTTTGACGGTGGCCAAAGAGTAGCCTCATATAATCATAGTTTTACAGCAAATCCGGCTGCGTATAGCCAAACGAATTTTATCACAATCAATAACCGACGCTATCTTGGTGAAATGAGATTTGCGATCGAGTCGAATGTTATTAGACCAATGAACACCCTGCCTTTAGAGGATTATTTAAAAGGTGTCGTTCCACATGAAATGCTTGCCTCATGGGGCAACAATGGTGGAATGGAAGCTTTAAAAGCACAAGCAGTCACAGCAAGAACATATGCGTTGAAGCGTGCCAACACAGTGATGACCGACACACAAAATCATCAAGTGTACGGAGGCTTCCATTGGCAGACAACAACGAGCAATGCAGTTGATGCCACAACTGGTGAAGTAGCAAGACACAATGGTGTTTTAATTGATACGTTCTATTCTTCAAGTAACGGCGGGAAGATTTTATCGAACCGTAACGTTTGGGGAACAACGAAATTAGCGTATTTAGATACGAAAGACGATCCTTATGATCTAAAAACGGCAAGCCTTGGCAACCAGCGTATTAACTGGAATTTTGCTATTCAAAAAGAGCAAATCAGCCTAGCTAATCGCGACTTAGAAAATCCAGCCTTATGGTGGAATGATGTTCGTGAAGCTGACCAAGCGATTATGGATACGGTAAAAAATTGGTTAGCAGCTCGAGGTCTAGTTGGTTCTCAATTTGAAAGTAAAATTGTCGAGGTTCCACAAGTACGATTTACAACTGAATATCAAGGTACGAATGTGTTAACAGGTAGTGTAACCTTAAACTATATTTTAAAGTCAAAAACGAGCAATTCTTTCGTTATGGAAAACAATAGCATTAAGGTTCATACGATTACGATTAACGATCGTCATGATATCATTCGTTCCATGTTTGGAAGCAACAGAATGTGGAGTCCTTATGTAAAACAGGTAGAAGAAACAAACACATTGTTTAGAATTCATGGTGGCGGTTGGGGACACAACATTGGAATGAGCCAATATGGTGCGTACCAAATGTCCCGTGAAGGCTTGAACTACCGCGATATTATTTCATTTTATTATTCAGGCGCACAGGTAGTAGGAACAACTACAACGAGCCCAACACCGACACCTGTACCAACACCGGCTCCTGCACCTGAGCCAGTTGCTCATGTTGAAACGTTCTATGTAACGCAAACAACAGATCTATATAATACGCCAAGTACTCAATCACGAGCGAGCTCAATTAACCCTCAAAATGTAACAACAATAAGAAGGTTGGGCGATTGGTATGAGATTAACACGTGGTTAGGTCCAAAGTGGATTAACCCAACTGGGATATTAACGGGTGGAGCAAGGGCTGTTAATCAAAGCATTCTTTTGACAAAAACAACACAATTATTCCATTCACCACTTGATACAAATCATAGAAGTTCAGTAGGTCCACAGACGGTTACAGCTACTCACCAATGGAATGATTGGTATCGCATTAACACATGGTTAGGTGCAATGTGGATCAAACCTGAAGGTGCCTTTAATGGCCAACCAGAAGCGTTTGCAGGAAGAATATATGTTTTAGAAAATACGAATATTTTTAGTTCACCAACAGCTACAACTAGAAGTGGCTCAATTACCCCTCAAAACGTAACGACGCTACGTAAATGGGGCGAGTGGTACGAGATTAATACTTGGTTAGGACCACAATGGATCAAACCAAATTCCGCATTAATGGGGGGAATTGATCGAGTATCTGAAACAATCCAATTAACAAAGGTCACGCAAATTTTTGACACGCCATTAGCTAACACACACAGAAGCTCATTAGGTGCCCAAACAATCACATCGACTCATAAGTGGAACGATTGGTACCTTGTGAACACTTGGTTAGGTCCTAAATGGATCAAACCTACTGGAGTGGTTGAAGTAGCTTCCCTAAACGTCCGTCGCGGACCAGGAACAAGCCATGCAGCGATCACACAATTATCAAGAGGAACGACTGTAACAGTGTTAGGCCTTGAAAATGGTTGGTACAAGATCAAGCATGATAGCTTTAACGGTGAAGGTTATGTAAGTGGAGAGTTTTTGAAAGTGAATTAATAGAAAGGGAAAAGAGCGCTTTTAAAGTGCTCTTTTTCTATACACGGAGGGATATAGCTTGCATAAATGGTTTAGTTTTTTACTAGTATTCATTCTGTTATTTACTCTGCCATTTCCATATATGGCTGATTCCCATGAAGAAGCTTATATTGTCTATTTTCACGAGCAGGCTGACTTAGAAATTGTCGAAGGTTTAGATATTCTCCAAGAGTTTGAACATTTTCCAGCGGTAACAGTTAGTGCCACAGAACAAGAATTTAAAGAGCTTCAAAATGACTCGACGGTAAAATTTATTGAGAGGGACTTAGAGGTTAAAACGCTAGAGGTAGAACGAACGTGGGCAACGTCGAAAATTCAAGCGCCACTCGCTTGGAATTCAGGCTTAACTGGAAAAGGTGTCAAAATTGCCGTCATCGATTCTGGTATTACGCCACACTCAAACTTACATGTTGTAGACGGTGTCTCTTTCATATCAGGAATTACTTCTTACTATGATGATAATGGACATGGGACACACGTAGCAGGCATTATAGGTTCAAAACACACGACGCATGGAAATCCAGGTGTTGCTCCTGGTGCAAGCCTTTACGCGATAAAATCATTGGATAAGACAGGTACAGGGACAATATCATCGGTTATTGCCGGTATCGAATGGGCGATTACGAATAACATGGACATCATAAATATGAGCCTTGGCGTATCAACCGCTTCAAAAGTGTTAGAAGAGGTTGTTAACAAAGCTCATAATGCAGGGATCTTAGTAGTTGCAGCAGCAGGAAACTCTGGTTTCTCTGCAACAGGCAATGTAATGTATCCGGCCCAATATTCATCAGTCATTGCGGTTTCATCCATTGATCGCTTCGATAACCGATCTACTTTTTCATCAACTGGAAAAGAAGTTGAGATTACCGCTCCAGGCAGCGATATTGTCAGCACAAGCATTCACAATGGTTATCTACAAATGAGCGGTACCTCGATGGCAGCATCATTTGTGACAGGTTCGTTAGCGCTATACAAAGAGAAATTTCCACATTTATCAAATGAGGAATTAAGAAAGCTGTTGCAAAAAGATGCTCTCGACATAGGGGCAGTAGGAAGAGACTCATTGTTTGGTTTTGGGATTGTACAAGCACCAAGTAAGCAAGAACCACAGCCTGAAGTTTTTTCAAGCAGACTCTTTGTAACTGAAACGACAGATATTTTTGATACAGTAAATTCAACAACAAGAAGAAGTTCAATTAACCCACAAAATGTAACGACATTGAGAAAGTTAGGCGACTGGTACGAAATTAATACATGGTTAGGTCCAAAGTGGATCAAGCCAACTCTGCCACTAGTAGGAGGGATTGACCCTGTCTCAAAAACAATCCAACTTACACAAGTAACACCGATGTACACGTCACCGTTAGCGACAACGCAAAGAAGCTCACTCGGTGCACAAAAGGTTACAGCAACACACAAGTGGAATGACTGGTACCGTATCAACACCTGGTTGGGTCCAAAGTGGATCAAACCTGTTATTACAGTCGTTGATCCTTCAGAAGTAAATAGAATCTATGTAACTGAAACGACAGATATTTTTGACTCACCGACATCAACGGTAAAAAGAAGCTCAATTAGTCCGCAAAACGTAACGACATTGCGGAAAGTAGGAGATTGGTACGAGATCAATACATGGCTTGGTCCAAAGTGGATCAAACCTAATGCACCGCTAATCGGTGGAATTGACCGCGTTAATGAGGTCATTCAATTAACAAAGGTAACGCAAATTTTTGATACGCCATTAGCCGCTACGCACCGAAGCTCATTAGGTGCCCAAACAGTAACAGCGACCCATAAATGGAACGACTGGTACCTAGTTAATACCTGGTTAGGGCAGAAATGGCTGAAATTGTAGTGAAACTGGGGGTCTGACCCCCAGTACTTTAAAGTGCTAAATCAATAATGTATTCCTTCTGATTTTAGCCAATGAAATTTTGTGACTGCTGAGAAGAAATTCTCAGCAGTTTTTTGGTTTTCCAGGTTAATTATTTCAAGAATCTAATGAAAACATCGGTTATAGCGGGTGATACTGATGAAAGTTTTAAGATTTTTACTAGATTTTGTTATGTAACGAGGGTTATTCGGCAAACTTTTTGAGTTATTCGGCTAACTTCCGCATTTATTCGGTAAACTCTCCAGATAGCTCCCTTAGTTTAGTGCTTTAAAGCGGTGGGGGTCAGACCCCCAAAAGCTCCAAAAGCTGTTTCAGTTATGGTAACTAATTTCGAATTGACATTGAGCCTCTACGGGCATGAGAAATAGCCAGGAAGCCAGGGAGAGTCCCCTGGCTTGCCTAACAGGCTATCATGCCCGCCTCTCAATGTAAATTCGAAATTGGTGCAGACATTTCAAGCTAAAAGTACTCTTACAGTGTTTGCTCAGATCAGAAATGATGAAATTGTTAAGAGTATTATGGTTTTTTACTACATTTTGTTATCTAACCTGGGTTATTCGGCAAACTTTTTGAGTTATTCGAACAACTTTTGCATTTATTCGAACAACTTTTTGAGTTATTCGGCTAACTTCCGCATTTATTCGGTAAACTCTCCAGATAGCTCCCTTCAGTTTAGTACTTTAAAGCGGTGGGGGTCAGACCCCCAATGACTAAAATCTTTGAAATAGGAGAACGTAATCCCAAAGGGGTGTTTACATGATTTTATTGACCTTTTTGCTTAGTTTTTTTACGGTTATTCTCTATACGCCACTTGTGAAGACGATAGCGGAGAAAATAGGGGCGACAGACAAACCGGATCACCGTAAAGTACATGAGACATTAATGCCGCGTTTGGGCGGTTTAGCGATATATGCAGGGTTCCTAGTAGGCTTTTTATTTATTGAGCCATACAGTCCATTTGCCAGGTCGATTATGGTTGGTGGTTTGATTATGATTGTGGTTGGAGTGCTTGATGATTTATATGAGTTGTCGGCAAGGTGGAAGCTCAGTGCGCAAATCCTTGCAGCTACGATTGTTATTCTCGGTGGGGTGCATGTTGATTTTATTAATTTACCGTTCGATGGCAGGTTAGAGCTAGGCTGGTTTGGGATTCCGCTTACGATGCTCTGGATCGTGGGCGTGACAAATGCAATCAACTTGATCGATGGATTGGATGGATTAGCTGCAGGGGTATCGGCAATCGTTCTCTTGACGTTATCAGGGATCGCTTTTATGATGGGGAATTTCTTCGTTGTCGCAGTGGGGATGATCCTGTTAGGAAGCACGCTTGGCTTTCTAGTGTATAATTTTCATCCTGCAAAAATTTTTATGGGTGACACTGGAGCACTTTTCCTTGGGTTTATGATTGCCATTATTTCGCTCTTAGGGTTTAAAAATGTGACGTTATTTTCATTACTCATTCCAGTCATCATCCTTGGCGTGCCGATTTCTGATACGTTTTATGCGATTATCCGGCGGATCGTCAATAACAATCCGTTATCAGAACCAGATAAGTCGCATTTACATCATTGTCTTTTACGACTAGGTTTTTCTCACCGCCAAACGGTGCTTATTATTTACGCAATGAGTGCAGTCTTTTGTTTAGGAGCGGTCGTTTTGACGCAATCGACGCTCTGGGGAACTTTAATTATTGTGACGATCTTCTTAGTCGGAGTGCAACTTGTCGTTGAAACGATTGGACTTGTCAATTCCTCCTATAAACCTGTTCTAAGATTTTTGCAACGGATTGGCGCGGTAAAAAAGGTATAGAAAAAAGTCATATCGAGGATGATATGACTTTTACAACCAACCACTTAGGTGGATGGCGGCACCTAGAAACATTAAAAAGAGACCAAGTGAGATAAAGATAAATTTAAAGAAAATGAGTAGCCTAGTCTGACCTTTATTCGATAAAGACTTCGGAGTAAATGGTTTAAAATAGGTGACCGTATAGCCAGACGGATGAACTGTTTCAAAGAACGTCAGTAGTCCTAAAAAGAAGATAAAATAGGTTGGGGCAAAGAGTGTCGGTTCTACGAAAAATCCAACACATAACAGGATTGTGACCAAGTATAACGGCACCCGTAAACGCGACTTTTCTACTACCGACTCAAGTTTATGAAAGCGATTTTCAATCAGTTTTTGTATGGACATTTTGGTCCCCCTCAATGGACTTTTTCTTTTCTTTACTATAGAAAGTAAATTTCTTCCTGTCAATAAAAAAAAGAGACTCACATTGAGTCCCTTAGCTTGCCATAATCGCCACTTGGCTGGTAAATTTCCATGATTAAGTTTTTGCTGGAATTGCCATATGAATACTGATTCCAAAGCTTTGCATAGTTTCGAATTTTTTCGTAGTTGAAGTTATTTGCTTTCACCGCTTCAATAACCTCATCGGTAGTTTTCGTCACTACTCCTGGGATGTTGCTTTTGTAATCTTCCCAAAAGCCGCGTGAAAACGAATAAGGCTCTAAGTCGTAGGCGTGAAAAATCATTGGTTTTTCAAGTAACGAGTATTCAAATGGAATCGACGAGTAATCGGAAATTAATAAATCTGCAATCAGTAAAAGATGATTGATGTCCTGATGCTTTGAAACGTCATAGACAAAGCCGTCAAAGTCACCTAGTTCGACATTCACTTTTACCGCAGGATGTAAGCGTAAAAATAAGACGTATTCATCCTTTAGTTCTTCATACATTTTTTTTATATCAACAGCAATCTCTGGTGAACTTAATTGCCCATCACGAAACGTTGGGGCGTAGAGAATGACTTTTTTCGTAGTAATCACA includes:
- a CDS encoding pyridoxamine 5'-phosphate oxidase family protein is translated as MQIIRDTRRSFDLEQFLSKPLVAHLSTLVEEFPRDSPVWFYWKDNEIWIIGTSSDTFPDRVKNNPNCAIGIVDFNPDTGLFLHAGFRGRAKVIPFNKLIANQLLSRYLGPDFEKWDPRFKGLDNSNVLICFEPETVVVRDQSYLTSG
- a CDS encoding TetR/AcrR family transcriptional regulator, producing the protein MNKSSKDKIVETASRLFQTQGYHATGLNQITKESGAPKGSLYYYFPDGKEQLASIAVESTAKLVASRIKEGLKEKESPIEAIQTFITNLADEFEKQEGSKQGLPVAAVVLETAQTSETLRMSCKQAYETWHEVFAKKLIDAGYEKEKAYELGLVINALIEGAFIIALTRKDSEPLRQVARYIPSILK
- a CDS encoding SDR family oxidoreductase translates to MSGSILVTGATGNIGYHVVLELAAKKEKIRVAVRNPKKEKETFAGLEVDLVEFDFLNPDTYEKALEGVKKVFLIRPPQLAKPKQEMQPFINLLIQKKIEQIVFVSLMGVEKNPIVPHRKIEDMIRESGIAYTFLRPGFFMQNLNTTHREDIAVRNELFMPVGFAKTSFIDTRDIASVAAVCLTEDGHLWRSYTLTGNKAIDYYEVAEILSKTLERKIEYKNPGIFEFRRTIIKRGTKKEFANVMTMLYVLTRLGTAEKVTSEVEKILRRPPISFEQYAKDYQNDWSEETCFFHM
- a CDS encoding SpoIID/LytB domain-containing protein, whose product is MKQKLFIKFIIIALVVLLVVPANGILASGQNVSVKLSNFLGDQTDIEVRVNGTYIIKEDNFQLTENKTYRFRIEGTSIAIFDGGQRVASYNHSFTANPAAYSQTNFITINNRRYLGEMRFAIESNVIRPMNTLPLEDYLKGVVPHEMLASWGNNGGMEALKAQAVTARTYALKRANTVMTDTQNHQVYGGFHWQTTTSNAVDATTGEVARHNGVLIDTFYSSSNGGKILSNRNVWGTTKLAYLDTKDDPYDLKTASLGNQRINWNFAIQKEQISLANRDLENPALWWNDVREADQAIMDTVKNWLAARGLVGSQFESKIVEVPQVRFTTEYQGTNVLTGSVTLNYILKSKTSNSFVMENNSIKVHTITINDRHDIIRSMFGSNRMWSPYVKQVEETNTLFRIHGGGWGHNIGMSQYGAYQMSREGLNYRDIISFYYSGAQVVGTTTTSPTPTPVPTPAPAPEPVAHVETFYVTQTTDLYNTPSTQSRASSINPQNVTTIRRLGDWYEINTWLGPKWINPTGILTGGARAVNQSILLTKTTQLFHSPLDTNHRSSVGPQTVTATHQWNDWYRINTWLGAMWIKPEGAFNGQPEAFAGRIYVLENTNIFSSPTATTRSGSITPQNVTTLRKWGEWYEINTWLGPQWIKPNSALMGGIDRVSETIQLTKVTQIFDTPLANTHRSSLGAQTITSTHKWNDWYLVNTWLGPKWIKPTGVVEVASLNVRRGPGTSHAAITQLSRGTTVTVLGLENGWYKIKHDSFNGEGYVSGEFLKVN
- a CDS encoding S8 family peptidase, producing the protein MHKWFSFLLVFILLFTLPFPYMADSHEEAYIVYFHEQADLEIVEGLDILQEFEHFPAVTVSATEQEFKELQNDSTVKFIERDLEVKTLEVERTWATSKIQAPLAWNSGLTGKGVKIAVIDSGITPHSNLHVVDGVSFISGITSYYDDNGHGTHVAGIIGSKHTTHGNPGVAPGASLYAIKSLDKTGTGTISSVIAGIEWAITNNMDIINMSLGVSTASKVLEEVVNKAHNAGILVVAAAGNSGFSATGNVMYPAQYSSVIAVSSIDRFDNRSTFSSTGKEVEITAPGSDIVSTSIHNGYLQMSGTSMAASFVTGSLALYKEKFPHLSNEELRKLLQKDALDIGAVGRDSLFGFGIVQAPSKQEPQPEVFSSRLFVTETTDIFDTVNSTTRRSSINPQNVTTLRKLGDWYEINTWLGPKWIKPTLPLVGGIDPVSKTIQLTQVTPMYTSPLATTQRSSLGAQKVTATHKWNDWYRINTWLGPKWIKPVITVVDPSEVNRIYVTETTDIFDSPTSTVKRSSISPQNVTTLRKVGDWYEINTWLGPKWIKPNAPLIGGIDRVNEVIQLTKVTQIFDTPLAATHRSSLGAQTVTATHKWNDWYLVNTWLGQKWLKL
- a CDS encoding glycosyltransferase family 4 protein, producing the protein MILLTFLLSFFTVILYTPLVKTIAEKIGATDKPDHRKVHETLMPRLGGLAIYAGFLVGFLFIEPYSPFARSIMVGGLIMIVVGVLDDLYELSARWKLSAQILAATIVILGGVHVDFINLPFDGRLELGWFGIPLTMLWIVGVTNAINLIDGLDGLAAGVSAIVLLTLSGIAFMMGNFFVVAVGMILLGSTLGFLVYNFHPAKIFMGDTGALFLGFMIAIISLLGFKNVTLFSLLIPVIILGVPISDTFYAIIRRIVNNNPLSEPDKSHLHHCLLRLGFSHRQTVLIIYAMSAVFCLGAVVLTQSTLWGTLIIVTIFLVGVQLVVETIGLVNSSYKPVLRFLQRIGAVKKV